A genomic region of Candidatus Pseudomonas phytovorans contains the following coding sequences:
- a CDS encoding site-specific integrase encodes MTLSISTKLIEYNSVATSADVTHCILIAHQKGKKVLLSHPNMFLYAKTRQSIKTSRRYAIVISMFYRFLSTQEKMKGKELGVYHMLADNTDIERWQVQRQADRLDKMALSPTLETTWEDAKLLLIFFNWLNGKGFLSNVDVQLKTWQANFRSEKMLSYIQATSRLKIDPSNIRVLEKKSRQRRSDFLITDDEIKLLLEAYSDPVYACLFMLALGTAMRPMDLIKFPYIGNGDNKHILPYSEMTKKGPTTNYMVLESKGNKDRSIVINMEDLEELEKSYIIPYYVVRKKLYKARFGHECPPSILFLNKKGIPVTEQMIASRTNDAKEKLISDGKAFRPHIVFYQARHWWPTQHIITTFGDRLLTDPMEVLYPATAQVIMDQLGHERMETTYKYYIDMARVIMMVYKGKSLDLIQSPTHTVRRFVQGLDESDELMSAAGTHEDEDDDWKEDDGEA; translated from the coding sequence ATGACGCTATCCATTTCCACCAAGCTGATTGAGTACAACAGCGTCGCGACCTCAGCCGACGTTACACATTGCATTCTGATCGCTCATCAGAAAGGTAAAAAAGTACTACTCAGCCACCCAAATATGTTCCTTTATGCGAAAACCCGCCAATCCATAAAGACATCTCGGCGATATGCCATAGTTATATCTATGTTCTACCGTTTTCTTTCGACTCAGGAGAAGATGAAAGGAAAAGAACTCGGCGTGTACCATATGCTTGCCGACAACACAGATATAGAGCGCTGGCAGGTGCAACGACAGGCTGATCGCTTGGACAAGATGGCACTGAGTCCGACACTTGAGACCACTTGGGAAGACGCCAAGCTTCTGCTTATATTTTTCAATTGGTTAAATGGCAAAGGCTTTCTAAGCAATGTCGATGTACAGCTTAAAACATGGCAGGCCAATTTTAGATCCGAGAAAATGCTGAGCTACATCCAAGCAACAAGCAGACTTAAAATTGACCCAAGCAACATCCGTGTTCTCGAGAAAAAAAGCCGTCAACGCCGCTCCGACTTTTTGATCACTGACGATGAGATCAAACTGCTACTTGAGGCATACTCTGACCCTGTTTACGCATGCTTGTTCATGCTCGCACTGGGCACAGCAATGCGCCCAATGGATTTGATAAAATTTCCTTACATAGGAAATGGTGACAACAAACACATCCTCCCCTATTCAGAAATGACCAAAAAGGGCCCTACTACCAATTACATGGTTTTGGAGAGCAAAGGTAATAAGGATCGCTCCATCGTTATCAACATGGAAGACCTAGAGGAACTCGAAAAGAGCTACATTATTCCCTATTACGTGGTACGGAAAAAGCTTTATAAGGCTCGCTTTGGGCATGAGTGCCCTCCTAGCATTCTATTTTTGAACAAAAAGGGTATTCCGGTCACTGAGCAGATGATTGCGTCAAGAACGAACGACGCCAAGGAAAAACTGATCAGTGATGGCAAAGCCTTTCGGCCACATATTGTTTTCTACCAGGCAAGACACTGGTGGCCTACACAGCACATCATTACGACATTTGGGGATAGGCTGCTTACCGATCCAATGGAGGTTCTGTACCCAGCTACAGCACAGGTCATCATGGATCAGCTTGGACATGAGAGGATGGAGACGACGTACAAGTATTACATCGACATGGCTCGGGTGATCATGATGGTCTACAAAGGGAAGTCTTTAGACCTGATTCAGTCTCCTACCCATACGGTGCGCCGTTTCGTCCAGGGCCTAGATGAGTCAGATGAATTGATGAGTGCGGCTGGTACTCATGAAGACGAGGATGATGATTGGAAAGAGGATGATGGCGAGGCCTAG
- a CDS encoding metallophosphoesterase, translated as MIWFLGDVHGRFDHVIRLVKLHRPEAVIFLGDLECSLPLDTILRPIRGFTEIWYIHGNHDTDQWSYWHNLHGSDFADRSLHGRVVEIAGHRIAGLGGTFESQVWLPGSPDTGVQNYEDFLQRLALRPQHADIVATKKQHALSAIYPDDYFTLAMEKADILVCHEAPSCHPYGYSEIDDLAQAMGVKMVVHGHHHDSLDYKSEWPRLGFEAYGVAFRSLMAIDGSVIS; from the coding sequence ATGATTTGGTTTCTCGGTGATGTGCATGGGCGTTTTGATCATGTCATTAGGCTGGTGAAGCTTCATCGCCCTGAGGCAGTGATTTTTCTTGGCGATCTTGAGTGCAGCTTGCCACTCGACACGATCCTGCGTCCGATCCGTGGTTTCACTGAGATCTGGTACATACATGGCAATCACGACACGGATCAATGGAGCTACTGGCACAATCTGCATGGCAGCGACTTCGCTGACCGTAGCCTGCATGGCCGTGTAGTGGAGATTGCTGGCCACCGCATAGCAGGACTAGGTGGCACCTTCGAGTCGCAAGTCTGGCTACCAGGTAGCCCTGATACCGGCGTCCAGAATTATGAGGACTTCCTCCAGCGCCTAGCTCTCAGGCCGCAGCATGCAGACATCGTTGCCACCAAAAAGCAGCACGCGCTTTCTGCTATCTACCCGGACGACTACTTCACGCTCGCTATGGAGAAAGCAGATATTCTGGTCTGCCATGAGGCCCCTAGCTGTCACCCATACGGCTACTCAGAGATCGATGATCTCGCCCAGGCAATGGGCGTGAAAATGGTCGTGCATGGGCATCATCATGATTCGCTGGACTACAAATCTGAGTGGCCCCGGCTAGGCTTCGAGGCGTATGGCGTTGCATTCCGGTCACTCATGGCAATCGACGGCTCGGTCATAAGCTGA
- a CDS encoding toll/interleukin-1 receptor domain-containing protein, producing the protein MAFFTQADARAAAKRAHGHRSIKAVITESLESYKAATSFDIFLSHSSSDAELIIGIKALLEENGKRVYVDWVDDPELDRSRVTKDTAARLRHRMVQSESLFYVATDNATKSKWMPWELGFFDGLKRNRVRILPVLASSNQSFDGQEYLGLYPVVSKDELEVGSSAKDLKQAMRMLQESGRFPLSGIGRPRF; encoded by the coding sequence ATGGCATTTTTCACTCAGGCGGATGCGCGCGCTGCTGCGAAGCGTGCCCATGGCCATCGGAGCATCAAAGCGGTCATCACCGAGTCGCTGGAGTCCTACAAGGCAGCAACGAGCTTCGACATTTTCTTGTCTCATTCCAGCAGTGATGCGGAGCTGATAATCGGTATCAAAGCATTACTGGAGGAGAATGGGAAGCGCGTGTATGTGGATTGGGTGGACGATCCTGAGCTCGACCGCAGTCGTGTTACCAAGGACACGGCAGCCAGATTGCGCCATCGCATGGTGCAGTCAGAATCACTGTTCTATGTCGCTACAGATAACGCCACGAAGTCCAAATGGATGCCCTGGGAGCTCGGATTCTTTGATGGTTTGAAACGCAACAGGGTTCGGATCCTCCCAGTTCTAGCATCATCTAATCAGAGTTTCGATGGGCAGGAGTATCTGGGTCTTTATCCTGTCGTCTCAAAGGATGAGCTGGAGGTGGGTTCAAGTGCCAAGGATCTCAAGCAAGCGATGCGTATGCTGCAGGAGTCTGGCCGGTTCCCGCTGAGTGGAATTGGCAGGCCGCGCTTCTGA
- a CDS encoding tyrosine-type recombinase/integrase: MKTSKKGHLFDESLAIEEDADLTEDAEDLSDDELLLQDMDDDEEESELEELEALQEEAECKLLVPSTSLVNKLEATDGNFPISDTSNYLDPNWHLKRGRQSGANNVKFDRILPGSNALKRALIYHVIPEISPFRFIRSYRTTHCYGQNYRLIEQYILEPNKLTAEPQYIKMISAPILIKSLEAASDASARPHAFELYKLIRLWIQLSEHRLIPAELRLEVKLEEIESRDRMKTYFQKAFRGTMEAWVSYSEEDLEVLVDYSMFWLEEALPKLIDLKNYLIESGTILHHRNLINKTNRDLDFENKTTIIIDDKIVMQPNIREHLKGGKQNFGYTWVAPYSAALDKVRCAIFILVALVTGARKSELAIMKFSDLTTDTKGDYWLRIIRSKTAPSPTHGEEDKLPIPKFVGDMIRKFEDARNIGNLAKAGYLFQSTSSTKSVVKDVLGIVILVINQLKAELPIERLHCHRFRKTIAEILINRDERNIDIIRALFGHKSYAMTLSYIARNPLMVRTVAIAIEQSYTREFHEIVAGIKFGGYSGDTAKRIYEQIFKRPEDFTGKQLKLSLMSYITHVLAAGEPLFVRRTAVGTYCLTGEHFTQMNLPPCLHGRKVESELIMPDPSNCQLDCRKIIVLETAKQALQDNSTFYTTVLEKAQGKLNMRAEHELHRRIASIQYHLKNLEDTGHSASQLIEVQHV, translated from the coding sequence ATGAAGACATCTAAAAAGGGTCATCTTTTTGACGAGTCGCTTGCTATTGAAGAGGACGCTGACCTCACTGAAGACGCGGAAGATCTCAGTGACGATGAATTACTACTCCAAGATATGGATGATGATGAAGAGGAATCTGAGCTGGAAGAGCTTGAGGCTCTGCAGGAGGAGGCTGAATGCAAACTTTTGGTACCTTCTACCTCGCTTGTGAACAAGCTCGAAGCCACAGACGGAAATTTCCCGATTAGTGATACTTCCAACTATCTTGATCCCAACTGGCATTTAAAGCGCGGCAGACAGTCCGGCGCCAACAACGTGAAATTCGATAGAATCCTTCCTGGCTCTAACGCTTTGAAACGGGCTTTGATATATCACGTAATACCTGAAATCTCTCCATTTCGTTTCATTCGCTCATACCGAACAACTCATTGCTACGGGCAAAACTACAGGCTGATTGAGCAGTACATCCTGGAGCCCAACAAACTTACAGCTGAGCCTCAATACATAAAAATGATCTCAGCACCAATACTCATTAAGTCACTTGAAGCCGCAAGTGATGCTAGTGCTCGCCCACATGCTTTCGAGCTTTACAAACTTATCCGACTGTGGATACAACTATCCGAACACAGGCTCATTCCAGCAGAGCTCAGGCTAGAGGTTAAGCTTGAGGAGATTGAGTCTCGAGATCGCATGAAGACGTACTTCCAGAAAGCCTTCAGAGGCACGATGGAGGCTTGGGTTAGTTACTCAGAGGAAGATCTTGAAGTACTAGTCGATTACTCAATGTTCTGGCTAGAAGAAGCCCTACCGAAACTCATAGACCTCAAAAATTATTTGATAGAGTCCGGCACAATACTACACCATCGAAACCTCATTAATAAAACAAACCGAGATTTAGATTTTGAAAATAAAACGACCATCATCATCGACGACAAGATCGTCATGCAGCCCAACATAAGAGAGCATCTGAAGGGTGGTAAACAAAATTTCGGCTACACATGGGTTGCACCTTACTCAGCAGCATTAGATAAAGTCAGGTGCGCTATTTTCATTCTTGTCGCACTGGTTACTGGAGCTCGAAAGTCAGAGCTCGCAATTATGAAATTCTCTGACTTAACCACGGATACCAAGGGCGACTATTGGCTTCGAATAATCCGCAGCAAGACGGCGCCAAGCCCTACCCACGGAGAAGAAGACAAGTTACCGATCCCGAAGTTTGTCGGGGATATGATTCGCAAATTCGAGGACGCACGAAATATTGGTAATCTTGCCAAAGCTGGATACTTATTCCAAAGTACCTCCTCTACGAAATCCGTCGTAAAAGATGTGCTTGGCATAGTTATTTTAGTGATAAACCAACTGAAGGCCGAGTTACCCATTGAGCGTTTACACTGCCATCGCTTTAGAAAGACGATTGCTGAGATCCTGATCAATCGCGACGAGAGGAATATTGATATAATCCGGGCACTGTTTGGGCATAAAAGCTATGCCATGACGCTAAGCTACATTGCTCGAAACCCCCTAATGGTACGGACGGTGGCCATCGCTATTGAGCAGAGCTACACCCGAGAGTTCCACGAAATTGTGGCAGGCATTAAGTTTGGCGGTTATTCGGGCGATACGGCAAAGCGGATTTACGAGCAGATTTTCAAGCGTCCTGAAGATTTTACTGGGAAGCAACTGAAGCTTTCGCTTATGAGCTATATCACGCACGTTCTTGCAGCCGGTGAGCCCCTGTTTGTGCGCAGGACTGCAGTGGGTACGTACTGCTTGACAGGGGAACATTTCACCCAGATGAACCTGCCGCCTTGCTTGCATGGTAGGAAGGTAGAAAGTGAACTGATCATGCCTGATCCATCTAACTGCCAGCTTGACTGCAGAAAAATAATTGTATTGGAGACCGCGAAGCAGGCATTGCAAGATAACTCGACCTTCTATACGACTGTGCTTGAGAAGGCCCAGGGTAAGCTAAATATGCGAGCGGAGCATGAACTTCATCGTCGCATCGCGTCGATTCAATACCACCTTAAGAATCTAGAAGATACTGGTCATTCAGCGTCGCAGCTTATTGAGGTGCAGCATGTCTAA
- a CDS encoding TIR domain-containing protein, protein MARNVFFSFHFNNDFWRTHQIRQMGALQGQNVCRPNEWEEVKRKGAASIEAWIDENMKGKSCVVVLVGSETAQRPWVLKEIVKGWNAGKGVLGIRIDKLLDTQSQPSRPGPNPFDMIDCGTGKLSSQVELITPQGWDSKAVYADIHANMERWIENSIRKRNA, encoded by the coding sequence ATGGCGAGAAACGTATTTTTCAGTTTTCACTTCAACAACGATTTCTGGCGCACCCACCAGATCCGCCAGATGGGCGCGTTGCAAGGCCAGAACGTCTGCCGACCCAACGAGTGGGAAGAGGTCAAGCGCAAAGGTGCAGCATCCATCGAGGCCTGGATCGATGAGAATATGAAAGGCAAAAGCTGCGTCGTGGTTCTCGTCGGCTCCGAGACAGCTCAGCGTCCTTGGGTGCTTAAGGAGATCGTCAAAGGCTGGAATGCTGGCAAGGGCGTTCTCGGTATCCGCATCGACAAGCTTCTCGATACTCAAAGCCAACCATCCAGGCCCGGCCCAAACCCGTTCGATATGATCGACTGCGGCACAGGAAAGCTGTCGAGCCAAGTCGAGCTGATCACGCCGCAAGGATGGGATAGCAAGGCCGTGTACGCCGACATCCATGCCAACATGGAGCGCTGGATCGAAAACTCGATTCGCAAGCGCAACGCCTAG
- a CDS encoding ATP-dependent helicase, with translation MISSEDWKPSEGIILEPNAEAAVREIKRCVALTAGPGAGKSELLAQRADFLLTTGACRYPKRILAIAFKVDASNNLKERVWRRCGPDYASRFDSYTFHGFAKRIIERFRPVLTGHDALDAGFRVVPKGKAHPVQTEFGLLIPLALKILDVYPMAVNAIRQTYSDVFLDEFQDCTDEQYALVSKIFGGTARRITAVGDVKQKIMGWAGALDGVFGKFETDFSATHLNIYRNFRSQPLLLRLQNDLIKVLDPGSEMPAELLGGEGGEILLQSFKDCTDEAFSLADQINTWINVEGVAPSDIAVLVRSYPEAYTARLTSALDALGVGHRNENQMQDITTEPIALVIVDFLLCLYGSREPKAWTRLLRRIIPADDDEHGSSVRNDWNRFIKEARKTAAADLAAKNYAQRWTLLKTFLSMVGVSMLTGLSHDYESRDRLKEIIRDLKKYIDAAMEQEPDLLKALAQLADDRSIRILTVHKSKGLEFDSVILLGVEKEAYWGNDTHEVRCTFFVGISRAKRRLVVTTAKTRDKLADISSWRNVRRPHEEFLGYVEKWQTDEG, from the coding sequence ATGATTTCCTCCGAGGACTGGAAACCCTCTGAGGGCATAATTTTGGAGCCAAATGCGGAGGCGGCGGTCAGGGAGATCAAACGGTGCGTGGCGCTGACAGCAGGCCCGGGCGCCGGCAAGTCTGAACTGCTCGCCCAGCGCGCTGACTTCCTGCTGACCACGGGGGCATGCCGGTACCCGAAGAGGATATTGGCCATTGCCTTCAAGGTGGACGCGAGCAATAACCTGAAGGAACGGGTGTGGCGGCGATGCGGGCCCGACTACGCCAGCCGGTTCGACAGCTACACGTTCCATGGCTTCGCGAAGCGGATTATTGAACGATTTCGCCCCGTTCTCACCGGCCACGATGCGCTAGACGCGGGTTTTCGAGTGGTGCCCAAAGGGAAGGCACACCCTGTCCAAACCGAGTTCGGACTTCTGATCCCGTTGGCTCTGAAGATCCTCGACGTCTATCCCATGGCAGTGAATGCCATCAGGCAAACCTACAGTGATGTGTTTCTCGATGAATTTCAGGACTGCACGGATGAGCAGTACGCGCTGGTCAGCAAGATTTTTGGTGGTACGGCGCGTCGGATCACTGCGGTTGGGGATGTGAAACAGAAAATCATGGGCTGGGCCGGCGCGCTTGACGGCGTATTCGGGAAGTTTGAAACGGATTTTTCTGCCACCCATCTCAACATCTACCGCAATTTTCGCTCGCAACCTCTGCTCCTCAGGCTGCAGAACGACCTCATCAAGGTGCTCGATCCCGGTTCTGAAATGCCCGCAGAGCTCTTGGGCGGTGAGGGGGGCGAGATCCTACTTCAGTCTTTCAAGGACTGCACCGACGAGGCCTTCAGCCTTGCCGATCAGATCAACACCTGGATCAACGTCGAAGGCGTTGCTCCCTCTGACATTGCAGTATTGGTTAGAAGCTACCCTGAGGCCTACACCGCCCGCTTAACCTCAGCGCTTGATGCTTTGGGTGTCGGTCATCGTAATGAAAATCAGATGCAGGACATCACCACCGAGCCCATTGCTTTGGTCATCGTGGATTTTCTGCTGTGCCTTTATGGCTCTCGTGAGCCGAAAGCCTGGACGAGGTTGCTGCGGCGGATCATTCCGGCTGATGACGACGAGCATGGTAGTTCCGTTCGAAACGATTGGAATCGGTTCATCAAGGAGGCGCGGAAGACTGCCGCAGCGGATCTCGCTGCGAAGAATTATGCTCAGAGGTGGACGCTGCTGAAGACGTTTCTATCAATGGTGGGTGTGAGCATGCTGACTGGCCTCTCCCATGATTACGAATCGCGTGATCGCTTGAAGGAAATCATCCGCGATCTCAAGAAATACATTGACGCGGCAATGGAGCAGGAGCCCGATTTACTCAAGGCTCTTGCGCAACTAGCTGATGATCGGTCGATCCGAATTTTGACTGTCCACAAAAGCAAAGGCCTTGAGTTTGATTCGGTCATATTGCTAGGTGTGGAGAAAGAGGCCTATTGGGGCAATGACACCCATGAAGTTCGATGCACTTTTTTCGTGGGTATTTCCCGCGCCAAGAGGCGTCTTGTGGTAACAACGGCAAAGACAAGAGACAAACTCGCCGACATAAGCAGTTGGAGAAACGTGCGCAGGCCACATGAAGAGTTTTTAGGCTACGTTGAGAAGTGGCAAACAGATGAAGGGTGA
- a CDS encoding protein kinase family protein, with amino-acid sequence MEVSEELVWKIDSVDGHVVSEWRFKNRATPSRTSFFGFTEFNAQPAFIKLANPGSQYNSTLIEKEIEILKALNHLNVVKPLASGWHKFRTILDDVINVPYIIMPAYASDLEDLIISNGLRKWEDFIIIAQEVFESIKYIHQVGVIHGDICPANILIGAQPQKGTASFKLCDFGASIKIGECVSLRRGAMYYHTPPDEHLSFGFDWFSFGVLLSRLSSRDDIWHWFISSRNQALTFHPWVPVPAQDALTEAIKSFTSHCPGERESYSNVFISSIRGWK; translated from the coding sequence GTGGAAGTCTCAGAGGAGCTTGTATGGAAGATTGATTCAGTTGACGGTCATGTAGTGTCCGAGTGGAGGTTCAAGAATAGAGCAACTCCAAGTCGCACCTCTTTTTTTGGTTTTACTGAGTTTAATGCGCAGCCGGCTTTTATTAAGCTGGCGAATCCTGGTTCGCAGTATAATTCCACGCTAATTGAAAAAGAGATCGAAATCCTTAAAGCTCTAAATCACCTGAATGTCGTCAAGCCTCTTGCGTCGGGATGGCATAAATTTAGAACTATTTTGGATGATGTAATCAATGTCCCATATATTATTATGCCCGCGTATGCCTCTGATTTAGAAGATCTCATAATATCTAATGGCCTACGGAAGTGGGAGGATTTCATAATCATTGCACAGGAGGTTTTTGAATCTATAAAATATATTCATCAAGTCGGTGTAATACATGGTGATATCTGTCCTGCCAATATTCTGATTGGTGCTCAACCGCAGAAAGGCACTGCGAGTTTCAAGCTTTGTGACTTTGGTGCGAGTATAAAGATAGGTGAGTGTGTTTCGCTCCGTAGGGGCGCAATGTATTATCATACTCCACCAGATGAGCATTTGTCTTTTGGGTTTGATTGGTTTAGTTTTGGAGTATTGCTGTCGAGGCTGTCTTCGCGTGATGATATATGGCACTGGTTTATTTCGTCGCGAAATCAAGCGTTGACATTTCATCCATGGGTACCTGTCCCTGCCCAGGATGCGCTCACTGAGGCTATAAAATCTTTTACTAGCCATTGCCCTGGCGAAAGGGAGTCTTATTCGAATGTTTTTATAAGTTCAATTCGGGGCTGGAAGTAA